From Peromyscus eremicus chromosome 3, PerEre_H2_v1, whole genome shotgun sequence, one genomic window encodes:
- the Cd27 gene encoding CD27 antigen — MAWPPPYWLCLLGTLVGLSATPASKSCPARHYWTRGGLCCQMCRPGTFFVNDCSQNRTAALCGRCIPGISFSPDYHTRPHCESCRHCNSGLLTRNCTVAANAECTCSQGWQCRDRECTECDPALNPALPIQQSEAPGPHPPPTHLPYAQEKAQRKEAERAATGKPLSILLQSLWVPLPVTAQRPLCSSHCIRIFVTFSGMLLVFILGGILLFRQRRNHGPNGDSQAVLEEPCPYSCPREEEGSAIPIQEDYRKPEPASYL; from the exons ATGGCTTGGCCACCTCCCTACTGGCTCTGCCTGCTGGGGACCTTGGTAGGGCTCTCAGCTACCCCAGCTTCCAAGAGCTGTCCAGCCAGACATTATTGGACCCGGGGAGGATTGTGCTGCCAGATGTGCAGGCCAG GTACCTTCTTTGTGAATGACTGTAgtcagaacagaacagctgccCTGTGCGGCCGGTGCATACCAGGCATCTCCTTCTCTCCAGACTACCACACCCGTCCCCACTGCGAGAGCTGCAGGCATTGTAACTCTG GTCTTCTCACTCGAAACTGCACAGTCGCTGCCAATGCCGAGTGCACCTGCTCCCAGGGCTGGCAATGCCGGGACCGGGAATGTACGGAGTGCGACCCTGCTCTCAACCCTGCACTGCCCATACAGCAGTCTGAGGCCCCAGGCccacacccaccacccacccacttACCTTACGCCCAAG AGAAAGCACAGAGGAAAGAGGCCGAGAGGGCAGCCACTGGGAAGCCCCTAAGC ATCCTCTTACAAAGCCTCTGGGTGCCCTTGCCTGTCACAGCCCAAAGACCCCTGTGCAGTTCACACTGTATCCGAATCTTTGTGACCTTCTCCGGCATGCTTCTGGTCTTCATCCTGGGTGGAATCTTGCTCTTCCGTCAAAGACGAAATCATGGACCAA ATGGAGATAGCCAGGCAGTGCTTGAGGAGCCCTGTCCTTACAGCTGCCccagggaggaggagggcagcGCCATCCCCATCCAGGAAGACTACAGGAAACCGGAGCCTGCTTCCTACCTGTGA